The DNA segment GCTCTGAGCGCGCTCATGTTCGCCCTCCTGGAAGCCCCTGAGATCGGCTGGGCGCACCCGGCGATCCTGTGTGCGTTCGCGGGGGGCGGGGTCGGACTCGCCGCTTTCGCCGTGACCCAACGCCGCAGCGCCGCTCCGGTGCTGGCCCCTGAGCTGGTCGCTGAGCGCGGGTTCATGGGCTGGTGCCTCGCGACGCTGACGACGTCTTTCGGCTTCCTCGGTGTGCTGGTGTTCCTTCCCACCTACCTTCAGGCGGTGGCCGGTCATACTCCGGCGACCGCCGGGCTGGCGATGTTGCTGCTCACGGCACCAGTGTTACTGGCCCCGGTGCTTGCCGTCAGCTTGGTCAACCGCGGTGTCTCCGCGCGACTGCTGATCATGATCGCGTTGGCTCTTGTCGTCGCGGGGAACTTCGGCCTGCTCGCGCTCGGCGCTGAGAACACGACGGCGGTGGTCGCCCTGCCGCTGTTGCTGATCGGCGTCGGCATGGGCGCCTCGTTCGGCATCACCGATGGCCAGGCCATGAGCCTCGTCCCCGCGCGACTGGTCGGCACGGCGGCAGGCTTTCTCAACACACTCCGGGGCGCGGCCGAAGCCCTCGTCATCGCGGCGTTCAGCGCCGCCCTGATCGGTGTGCTCACCGCACGCCTCGGCGACGCGAACCACGCGGCGGCCGTCGCCGCGGGCGACCTCGACCCCGCGCGAGGTCCTGGCTACGACGCCGAGATCGATGCGTTTACCGCCTCATGGCATCTCACCCAGACCGGTATCGGCATCGCCTGCCTTCTGCTGTCCGCGATCGTCGCCGTCCTGCTTTTCTCGTCTCCTCACCGCTCCCTCGGGGAGGTAGGTGACCGCGATGCCGGCCCGGCGAAATGACGTCACGTCAGGTCCTGTCCGTCACATCGACCCTTCCGAACCGCTGGCCATCGGCGAGGTGATCTCGCGTACCGGGGTATCCGCGTCCGCACTGCATTTCTACGAACGAAAGGGACTGATCTCCAGCGAACGCACCTCCGCGAACCAGCGCCTGTATCCACGACACATGTTGCGCCGGATCTCTCTCGTCCTTGTCGCCAAACGCCTTGGCATCCCTCTCACCGATGTGGCGAACATCTTCGCTGGTCTGCCGGACGATCACGCGCCTACCCACCAGGACTGGCAACGAGTGTCCCGCAGCTGGAAACGTCAGCTGGAGGAACGCCGACGGCAGCTCGAAACCCTCGAACATGAGCTCACCGGTTGTATCGGATGTGGTTGCCTGTCCATGCGAGCCTGCCTCCTGCTCAACCCCGACGATGCCCTCAGCACCCAAGGGCCGGGGCCCGTGCGCATCCAGGGGCTCGCGTCCGGTGAGCCGACCCAAGGGCAGTCAGGCGCACCGTCATCGCGATAGACCGGGCGCCGGTTCTCCTGCCGCTGTGTCACCGCGAGGCGGTGATTCCGCCGCGTCGAGGCACAGGGCGTC comes from the Prauserella marina genome and includes:
- a CDS encoding MFS transporter, whose product is MDSSVPTVAGRVGPGDVSSRVRSRLTLPVVLVGVALVAMSISGTALALPSMGRELDASGSALNWVVAGYNLAFAAMTLVAGAAADRAGRRRMFIIAAAVFSAGFVGTALAPSILVVDVARIVSGIGGAGVMAAGGALLASNYDGAARNRAFAFMGTMAGVGIAMGPTLVGGLISLAGWRGSFVVFAVVGAVIAIGARRLVESRACEARTDWIGSALFVGALSALMFALLEAPEIGWAHPAILCAFAGGGVGLAAFAVTQRRSAAPVLAPELVAERGFMGWCLATLTTSFGFLGVLVFLPTYLQAVAGHTPATAGLAMLLLTAPVLLAPVLAVSLVNRGVSARLLIMIALALVVAGNFGLLALGAENTTAVVALPLLLIGVGMGASFGITDGQAMSLVPARLVGTAAGFLNTLRGAAEALVIAAFSAALIGVLTARLGDANHAAAVAAGDLDPARGPGYDAEIDAFTASWHLTQTGIGIACLLLSAIVAVLLFSSPHRSLGEVGDRDAGPAK
- the soxR gene encoding redox-sensitive transcriptional activator SoxR translates to MPARRNDVTSGPVRHIDPSEPLAIGEVISRTGVSASALHFYERKGLISSERTSANQRLYPRHMLRRISLVLVAKRLGIPLTDVANIFAGLPDDHAPTHQDWQRVSRSWKRQLEERRRQLETLEHELTGCIGCGCLSMRACLLLNPDDALSTQGPGPVRIQGLASGEPTQGQSGAPSSR